A region of the Litchfieldia alkalitelluris genome:
AGGTGTGTTTGATTTTCATAACTTTGCCGCTCGAGCATATTTGATACTTACTGATTCTGGTGGTGTACAGGAAGAAGCTCCATCTCTGGGAGTTCCAGTTTTAGTATTAAGGGATACAACTGAGAGGCCAGAGGGAATCGAAGCTGGAACATTGAAATTGGCGGGAACATCAGAAGAAACCATTTATAACCTAGCAAAAAAACTATTAATTGATTCGACAGAGTATAACCTTATGGCTAAATCGTCTAATCCATATGGAGATGGTAAGGCATCTGAACGGATTGTCCAAGCAATTTTATATCACTATAACAGACTAGAGTGCAGACCAGAGAACTTTTAAATGTGGTAGCACTGGGTAATTTTATTTAAATCTAGAGGACAGAAGACGATTCTTCTGTCTTCCTTTTTTATCCTTTTTAGCAAACCCCCTTACCTTTTTTGTGAAAATCATAGATACTAGGTTAGTATTTTATGAAATTCGCATACTAGGAGGGGTGAAACATCAAAGTTTTTCGACAACTAGATTTATTGGCTACTCCTGTTTTAATCATTCTTTTTATTACAATAGGCATGTTTACCAGTAATGGTCATGTAAATGCCTCAGGAATATCTTGTACACCAAGCAATACAGTTAAGCCGGGTAAGCCGGTAGGCTCGGTTCATTTTAACTGGGGAACTGGTAGTCCTGTTTATGGAATGGGAATAAATGATTTTTGTGCTGAGTTTGACAAAGTCGTTTATACAGATGGAAGAGATTATTTCGCCCAAACGTTTGCAGATGATGGTGTAAGAGTAAAACTGAATGATCAGGATATTATTAATCGTTGGAGTAATTCAGCGGGTACTGTTAATCAGACTGCTCTACCAAATCTGAGTGGAAAGCTTACCTTTACCACACAGTATTACGAAAAGTCTGGAGATGCAGCTGTTTTCTCTGATTTAGTACCTTTTGGGTATTGGCTTGCTTATTACTATAATAATGAAACACTATCAGGGAAACCTATAAATGCTAGGACCCTATCATATCAAGATGGTAATCTTGTAGAAGTTATTGGTAAGGATGGAAGAGGTTCGCCGATGCCAAAGACGGAATCGAACTTTGTACAAACTGTAAAGGAAGATTATTTTTCTTCGAAGTATTATACTGCGATGCGCCTTGAAGCAGGAGAATATATTATCACGGCTGGAGCCGATGATGGTGTAAAGGTATTTCTTGACGGTAAGGAAGTCCTCAATAGCTGGAAATCGGGCAAATATCAACAAAGTTCAGTGAAGGTGAAGGTTGCTGATACTAAAGAAGGTGACATTCATTGGCTTGAGGTTCATTACTTTGAGAAGACGGGTGTGGCTAAGCTTGATGTATCGATTGAGCCATTTGTTGAAGATGAATATGTTACTACTGATCAGTGGTTTGCGAAAATTTATCCGAACAAGGATATGAAAGGGATTCCTGTTGTAAAAACAGTAAACAATCTAGATCTAAATTGGGGTACTGGCTCCCCGCACTTTTCAATACCTACGAACCACTTCTCAGCAGTTTTTACGAAAAAAGTAAAAATTGATAAAGCGGGATACTATGATTTTAATGCTCAAGCAGATGATGGAGTTCAAGTGTTAGTTAATGGGCAGAAGGTTATTGATTCTTGGGTGAACAGTAATAACGGCTTAAGAAATGAAGCTGTTTATCTAGAGCCTGGTATTCATACGGTTAGAGTAAAGTATTTTGAAGCAACTGGTGGGGCGAAAATCAAGTTCACTATTACTGCTTTACCAACAGTCTTAAAGAAAACGACTAGTGTAAAGGAAGATTGGAATAGAGGGAAACCACAAACAGGATTCCCGGAAGATCATTTCTACGCAGTCTTTAATCAAAGCCAAAAGCTTCAAGCTGGAGATTATTTTATTCAGTCGTATGCTGATGATGGTGTACGTGTTGAAGTGGATGGCAATTATGTAATTGACCGATGGACGAACGCAGCTGGTAAAACAGATCGTGGATTAATCACAGGGCTTAAAGCAGGAACACATTCTATCAAAACGCATTATTTTGAAAGTGGAGCTGCTGCATATGTTTATTCTGATATCGTTCCCTTTGATAGTTGGTTAGCGTATTACTATAACAATACAACCCTCTCTGGGCGCCCGGCTAATACACGTGTCATCGAACCAAGTAGTAATGGACAGCTTGTTGAATCGATTTCTGATGGTGGTTTAGGTGCACCGATGGATAACGTGAACTCTGATTATTTTACAGCAAAATATGTGACTGCGAAGCGCTTACCGGCGGGAGATTATTTAATTCGTGCAGGTGCCGATGATGCAGTTAAAGTATATGTTGACGACAAGTTAGTTCTTGATCGTTGGACGGCTAGTAAATACAGACAAGACACAGTAAAAGTAAATCTTGCAAACACTGATAGTGGAAACGTGCATTGGATTGAAGTTCATTATCTCGAAAAAGCGAGGTATGCCCAGCTGGATGTGACCATTGAGCCTTATGATGAAAATACCAGAGTAACTGAAGCGGGTTGGATTGGTGAAATTTACCCTACTATTATCGACCCTTATAGGAAGCCAAATATTAATGTTGGTTCATCGATTCCTTTTGTTATTGGTGATCAGTCGGCCATCGAAAACCTTGATTTTTCATGGGGAAAGGGCTCTCCACACACGAAGATTCCAAGCGATCATTTTTCGGCCATTTTTAAACGGAAAATTACGTTAGCAGAAACAGGCACTTATACGATTCAAGCAAGAGCTGATGATGGTGTGATTGTTGAGATTGATGGAAAAAGAGTCATCGATTCTTGGAAGCCAAGTAGCAATGGATTACGAGAAGTGAAAAATTATCAATTATCTGCTGGCACACACGATGTGAAGGTATATTATTCAGAACTAACAGGTTCTGCGGCATTAAAGTTTGATTTTATACAAGAAACTGGAAAGATTATTAATTATACGAACTATAACTACTCCGTATCAGACATGGTAAATATTCAAACAGGACTTTTTACTCCACCCCAAACTGATAAAAAGTATGATGTGTTTGTTAGAGAAGATGCACTTACTTTGGACAATCCTGACAATCCTAAAACAGGGACAGCAAAAGGATCTGATTGGAGGGTTCGTGGCGGCCCAAGTACGAGTTTCTGGAATGTTGGAACACTGAAGGAAAATGAAAAAGTCAATATTTTAGGTAAGTCTCCTAAAGATCATTCAGGTTATTTTTGGTATAAAATTCAATATAACCGAACTTGGGTTAATGCGAGTCCGGAAGACGTTTCTTATTATGTAAATCCAACTAACTTTGGGCAAGATACAGCTTCATACTTCCAGTTCCTCGTTTTATCACAGAGTGCGGGATTAAGCGTTAACGAAGTGAATGATAAGATCCTAAGAGGCAAAGGAATGCTTGATGGCAAGGCTAAAGCATTCATTGATGGCGGAAGTGCTTATAATATCAATGAAATTTACCTTTTAGCACATGCATTACTTGAAACCGGAAATGGTACATCTGAACTAGCAAAAGGAATCTTAGTTAGTGAGGTTGGTGGAAAACCTGTAGAGCCGAAACTAGTTTATAATATGTATGGTATTGGTGCCGTAGATGTTTGCCCAAAGAAATGTGGTTCTGAATATGCATATAAAGCGGGTTGGTTTACACCAGAAGCGGCCATCATTGGTGGAGCTGATTTTATCGCAAAAGGTTATATCAATAATGGACAAGATACTCTCTATAAAATGAGGTGGAATCCTGCGAACCCTGGTTCTCACCAATATGCAACAGATATGGGCTGGGCTTATAAACAGGTAAATCGAATCAAATCTCTTTATGATTTACTAGATTCATATACGTTGATTTTTGATGTCCCCAAATATAAATAAATTATTATTAAATAAAGGATTAAACCTAGCTCACAGAGAAGTGCTTCTCTGTGGGTTTTTTATAAGAAAGGAGGATGTGATTAAATGGATTCTCGAAAAAAGTTCGGAGATTTTGTGAACCAGTCAACTTATAAAAGTAATGTGAATAAAACAAAGCTCAAAGCAACCCTTAATCGTCGTGATTATCAAGAGGGTGAGCTCGTTTGTTTTGAATTCAAGTTGGAGAATCAAACGGAAAAGGAGGTAACACTTACTTTCTCCTCTGGACAGGAATATGACTATGTTCTTCAACATGAAGAGATCGGAGTGATAGAACAATTCTCAGAGGGCAAATTTTTTATACAAGCGTTTAAAAACCTAAATATAGGAAAAGGTGAAGCAAAAATTTATTCTATTAGTTTTCCAAGTCTTAAAAAAGGGACTTATTCCTTAATGGTTTGGAGTACTGCTTTAGAAGTAAAGGTATTGAAGCAAAGTGTAAAATTTACAATTTAAATACATAGTATTGATAATCGAAATCAATCTTTCCAAATACTTTTACAATATAATTATATGGAATTATTTAGGGTGATAGGGAAAATCATTGTAAAGAAATCTTACATATGTAAACAAAATGTTTCAAAAATAAGAATAAATTGTAAAAAAACGTTTAAAATTGTTTGACTATTGTATTTATTGTGATTATACTAAAATAGTAAAAAATTAAAATAATTCAAGGAGTTGGTAGTCTAGTAATTTTTTGGATATTTGGTAGATAGTTCATTTTTAATCGGAACAATGAACTATACATCAAAGGTGAAATTGCGTGTCTATTAATATTAGGGGGTAAATCATTTGAACGTGAAAAGAAGTCTCGCGCTTTTATTAGTCTTTTTAATGGTCTTCTCGAATACGGCTCTTGCGGCGGTTAAGCCAGTTACTGAGCCAAACAGATCGGAAGCTAGTAAACAAGTAAAATTTTCTGAATTAGTTAAAGAACAAGAACAAGAAAAGCAATATAAACTAGATGATAAAGTACGTGTAATTGTCGAAGTTGATGGTGAACCAGCGATTACATATGCAACAAATCAAGGTGTTAAATACAGTGAGTTAGCTAAAAATGTAAAAGAAAAACTTGAAGGTGCTGCATTAAAAGCGCAACAAACTGTTAAAGATCAATTAAAGTCTAAAGCAGTGAAAATGGAGTTCAAGGAAAGCTTTACAACTGCATTTAACGGATTTTCTGGGGTTGTAGAGTTTGGAAAGATTGAATCTATTAAAAAATTAAATGGTGTTTCAAATGTAACAATCGTACATGAGTACGAGCGTCCAGAACAACAACCAGATATGAGATACAGTAAGGAACTTGTCGAAGCACAAAAAGCTTGGGCTGAATATGGTTATACTGGACAAGGCATGACTGTTGGTATCATCGATACTGGTGTTGACCCATCTCATAAAGATATGGTTTTAACTGATGCTTCTACAGCAGAGCTTTCTGAAGCAGAAGTAAGTGCATTAGTTGCAGAAAATGACCTACCAGGGAAGTTTTTTACTGATAAAGTTCCGTATGGTTATAACTACATGGATCAAAATGATCAAATTTTGGACCTTGGACCTGGTGCATCACACCACGGTATGCACGTTGCTGGTACAGTAGGTGCTAATGGTGATGATGAGAACGGTGGAATTAAAGGGGTTGCTCCTGAGGCACAATTGTTAGCACTTAAAGTATTCGGTAATGACCCGAATCTTGCGACAACTTGGGGAGATATTTATGTAAAAGCTATTGATGATTCTATTAAACTAGGTGTTGACGTTCTTAACTTAAGCTTAGGTTCAACAGCATCGTTCGTTTCTCCTGAAGACCCAGAACAAAAAGCTGTTGCTAGAGCAGTTGAAAATGGTGTATTAATGTCAATTTCGGCTGGTAACTCAGCACACTTTGGTAATGGTGAAGGAACTAAAAATCCATATCCTTCTAATCCTGATATTGGAGTAGTTGGTGCACCTGGATTATCTTATGATTCATTACAGGTTGCTTCTCTTGAAAATCTGTATATTGATTTAGATGCAGTAACTTACTCATTTGATGGTGTTGAAGAAGGTCTATCTGCATTCTTATCAGCAAGTAGTGTTCACCCATTTAATGTTGAAACAAAAACTTTCGAAGTATTATCTGCTGGTTTAGGTGGTCCAAATGATTTTGATGGGCAAGACTTTACTGGTAAATATGCTTTAATTAAACGTGGTTCTTATCCATTTGTGGATAAAACTTTAAATGCGCAAGCAGCAGGTGCAGCTGGTGTTATTATTTACAATCACTTAGAGGGATATGTAAGTATGGCAACGGATGCGAATATAAAAATCCCTCAGTTATTTATGTTGAAGGCTGATGGAGATAGACTAAAAGCTGCAATTGATAATGGTACAACAGTGACTCTTACTTTTAAAGGTGAAAGCACAACTTCCCTAAGTCCAACAGGTGGACAAATGTCTGGCTTTACTTCTTGGGGTGTAACACCAAACTTAGATTTTAAACCTGAGATTACAGCTCCAGGTGGAAATATCTTATCAACTCTTCAAGATAACCAATATGGTACGATGAGTG
Encoded here:
- a CDS encoding PA14 domain-containing protein, with amino-acid sequence MATPVLIILFITIGMFTSNGHVNASGISCTPSNTVKPGKPVGSVHFNWGTGSPVYGMGINDFCAEFDKVVYTDGRDYFAQTFADDGVRVKLNDQDIINRWSNSAGTVNQTALPNLSGKLTFTTQYYEKSGDAAVFSDLVPFGYWLAYYYNNETLSGKPINARTLSYQDGNLVEVIGKDGRGSPMPKTESNFVQTVKEDYFSSKYYTAMRLEAGEYIITAGADDGVKVFLDGKEVLNSWKSGKYQQSSVKVKVADTKEGDIHWLEVHYFEKTGVAKLDVSIEPFVEDEYVTTDQWFAKIYPNKDMKGIPVVKTVNNLDLNWGTGSPHFSIPTNHFSAVFTKKVKIDKAGYYDFNAQADDGVQVLVNGQKVIDSWVNSNNGLRNEAVYLEPGIHTVRVKYFEATGGAKIKFTITALPTVLKKTTSVKEDWNRGKPQTGFPEDHFYAVFNQSQKLQAGDYFIQSYADDGVRVEVDGNYVIDRWTNAAGKTDRGLITGLKAGTHSIKTHYFESGAAAYVYSDIVPFDSWLAYYYNNTTLSGRPANTRVIEPSSNGQLVESISDGGLGAPMDNVNSDYFTAKYVTAKRLPAGDYLIRAGADDAVKVYVDDKLVLDRWTASKYRQDTVKVNLANTDSGNVHWIEVHYLEKARYAQLDVTIEPYDENTRVTEAGWIGEIYPTIIDPYRKPNINVGSSIPFVIGDQSAIENLDFSWGKGSPHTKIPSDHFSAIFKRKITLAETGTYTIQARADDGVIVEIDGKRVIDSWKPSSNGLREVKNYQLSAGTHDVKVYYSELTGSAALKFDFIQETGKIINYTNYNYSVSDMVNIQTGLFTPPQTDKKYDVFVREDALTLDNPDNPKTGTAKGSDWRVRGGPSTSFWNVGTLKENEKVNILGKSPKDHSGYFWYKIQYNRTWVNASPEDVSYYVNPTNFGQDTASYFQFLVLSQSAGLSVNEVNDKILRGKGMLDGKAKAFIDGGSAYNINEIYLLAHALLETGNGTSELAKGILVSEVGGKPVEPKLVYNMYGIGAVDVCPKKCGSEYAYKAGWFTPEAAIIGGADFIAKGYINNGQDTLYKMRWNPANPGSHQYATDMGWAYKQVNRIKSLYDLLDSYTLIFDVPKYK
- a CDS encoding BsuPI-related putative proteinase inhibitor, which encodes MDSRKKFGDFVNQSTYKSNVNKTKLKATLNRRDYQEGELVCFEFKLENQTEKEVTLTFSSGQEYDYVLQHEEIGVIEQFSEGKFFIQAFKNLNIGKGEAKIYSISFPSLKKGTYSLMVWSTALEVKVLKQSVKFTI